The sequence AAGCAATTGTTGTCAATAGGTTAACAATCAGCCCAATAAAATCGTAATAAAGATTTTTAACATTTCAGGAAACACTATGATCGCAAATGAATTCGGGAAAGACATATATTATAAATTCCTTCTTAGATTTATTAATTATCAACGAAAGGACAAATTATAAGAACAAACaagttatacttcaaaataaaaaatttaaatgtttttatgtaaacaaattttatttttattatttatttttttttttttttggaaaaaaaaaattttggatttgattttttaaatacatatctatttttttataaaattttttaaattttaaaaaagtttttttttgtaatattttttttaatacttttggaaaaaaacttttggtgaaaaaaaattcgggttaaaacatatacgtcttatatacgtcgttgcaaaggtctttgaaatatctatcattagatattgatattgtctatattaatgacttggtaatccggatatagttcaaaaatagtttgtcttggtttttttcttaaatctacgcaaattatattgtggaaattacaaacggaatgacaaacatatatataccattctcacgaaggtgaagggtatacaaatcagGATATACCACAAATAgcgttatatttaattatttgtttaaacgaTTCCAGGTAAACTTGGtgatatttatgaattcattgTTCTATTAAGAAACTACTATCTTTTACACCCCTGTTTTTCACCACACTCTATTCCCTTTCTTATATTTTTGCACGATAAACACATGTTTTCTTCCTCCCTTTTAAACAttattcataacaaaattgtaGTGTGCATTTTGTTTACAAACGAATGTGTtggcaaatttattaattattttacaatatttgacATATTATTGAAATGAGTGAACATCGTAGAGGACGTGGTGGACGAGGAGGTAGAGGCGGTGGTGGTGGACGTCCACCACCCTGGTTAAAAGGTAAAGATATTGGTTTATTTTACCGCGATAGGCAGCGACAACGCAATACTGAGGAAGAAAGCAATGGTCGCATTAAACTTAACCCTTCTGTGGACATTCCATCCGGTGTACTGACGCAAGTGGAAAGTTGTTTGCATGAATTCGAAGGCGACCACGAAGATGAACGTGTTTGTGATGAATTTGCACAACATTTCCGTAGCTTGCTTAATGTCAATTTCGAGGAATTTCTTGAGAAATCAAAGAGTACGGTTAGAAACACACTCGATCACATTAATTTAGAGGCAAGCAATGAGCGTTTAAAATCAACTCTATTGGATAAAGAAGAGTCCTTTGAATATCGTAAACGTTTCGATATGCGTCGACGTTTGCCCGCCATGAAGCAGAAAGATGACATTTTAAAGGCCATAGAAGAAAATCAAATTGTTCTTGTAGTGGGTAGTACTGGATGCGGCAAGACTACACAAGTGCCTCAAATACTGCTAGATGAATTTACAAATCGAGGTCGTGGGGCTGAGTGTCGCATAGTGTGTACGCAACCTAGAAGAATATCGGCGATTTCAGTGGCAGAACGTGTGGCTTATGAGCGAGACGAGTCATTGGGTTCTTCAGTGGGATATCAGATACGTTTGGAAAAGTGAGTTTTTATAGTGGTATGAAATGCTTTAAAGTAATCGAGACAAATTacaactaatttaaaaattaaatcaattttttaaagtattattaatttatacatataatttttaactgTTACTTTTCAGTCGCTTGCCTCGAGATTATGGCTCAATTTTATATTGTACCACTGGCATCTTATTgcaaaaaatgcaaacaaatccTTTAATGATTAGTATTAACATCATAGTATTGGATGAAATTCATGAACGTAGTGTGGAAACAGATCTTTTGATGGCTTTACTTAAAAaggtaaaataacaaatttataaaagcaaataagttatataacCTTAACCAATGTATACTTTAACCCCCATTAtcacaaatttataattatgttttaaccCTAAGAGTTTTCGTACAGAAATTATTTTGACGGATAAGTTAATATATAACCagacattattttttaaaacaaataatattttcagaTTCTACCTCATCGCCCCGATCTTAAAGTGATACTAATGAGTGCCACCGTTTCGGAGGAAACATTCTGTGAATATTTCAACAATTGCTTTACACTACATATTGAGGGCACTCTATTTCCCGTTGAAGTTCTCTACCTTGAGGATATTTTGCAGGAAACCGGTTTTACTGGATTTCAAAAACCAGCACATGCTCAAAACTCTCATGGTCGCGGAGGACGTAAACGTGATGGTGGAGATGCTGAACGCAACAATCAATATTCTCAAATGATATCAACTTACTTGCCGTCATTACAAGGCAAATACAGTCGCCAAGTAGTCGATACTATACGACAATACAAAGATACTGAGGGTTGcgagaatttaatatttttggagcATTTAATTTTCCATATTTGTGAAACAAAGCCGCCGGGAgcaattttagtatttttaccAGGTTTCGAAAGAATCTCCAAATTGACTACACAATTGCAAAAACCCTCATCAGCCAGGTATAGAGAATTGTCGCAAAAGATACAAGTATATCCGCTGCACTCAATGATGCCCACAGTAAATCAAAAGAACATATTTAAGCCAGCCCCCCAAGGCATGCGTAAAGTTATATTATCAACTATTTTGGCGGAGACCTCAGTAACAATAGATGATGTGGTTTATGTTATAAATACGggtaaaactaaaaacaaagatTATGATGTGTCACAAAATCTGCAAACATTAGAGGAACAGTGGGTTAGTAAAGCCAATACGCAACAGCGTAAAGGTCGTGCTGGCAGAGTACAGCCGGGTAtatgttataatttatttaccaggtaagattaaaattaaatcaaacatagatttttataataaagaattttctatttctatataGAATGCGCGAACGCCTTATGTTTGAAGTGCCTATACCGGAAATATTACGCAGTAAATTGGaatctattattttgaatttaaaacttttgcacATATCCAATccttatgaatttttaaagacTCTTATAAGTGTGCCACAGGAGAAAGCCATCAGTCATGGTTTAACTTTATTAAAACGgttagtttttttgaaaataatttgtataaaactaaattttgtttaatattttttttattatagcaTTGAAGCCTTGGATGATAATGATAACTTGACTCCTTTGGGCTTGCATTTAGCACGCTTACCCATTGATCCCCAAATggctaaaatgattttaatgtcTGCCCTCTTTCGCTGTCTCGATCCTATAACATCGGCTGCAGCTGGTTTGTCTTACAAAAGTCCCTTCTATACGCCCATGGGTTTGGAAAAAAAGGTGGACGCCATTAAGCGTGAATTGTCGGACAATTCAAAAAGTGATCATTTATTAATACACAGTGTTATCGAGGGCTATCGTGATGCCAAAGACAATGATTGTAATATGAACTATTGCTATGAGAATTTTCTTAGCCACACCACTTTGACACaaattgaaaatatgaaaagaCAATTTGCAGATTTATTGAAGAATTCAAGTTTTTTGGAAACTTCCAATTGTTGTGGCAAAAGTTCAAATGTTAATTCGTCGAATGTGCCCTTGTTGAGGGCCATTATTGCTGCCGGTCTTTATCCAAATATAGCATTTTTAAggtaatttttttacttaatttgtaATGCCTTTTGGGAAATCATGAACcttgtacatattttatattcctATAATTTAGGCAAGTAAAACAAAGAGGTAATAGATGTCACGCTGTTCATAAAATGTCTACTCCTGAAGATAATCGTGTAAATTTCCATCCTTCCTCCATTAACAGTGGCCAAACTTCTTTTGATTCTAAGTAAGTTAAAGGGTTATTCTATATTTTGCTAATTATTGTCTttgatttgctttttttttattgtattttgttaaaaaatctattattttctttatttttgcctttagctactttgtttatttgcaaaaacaaaaatccaaaaGTGTGTATTTATTAGATGCCACCATGGTTTTTCCCATGGCTTTGTTAATATTTGGAGATGGTGTGAAAAAGGGCATAACTTCTGATAACCAACATTACATAAGTGTGGCGAATAAATATTTGTGGGTTTTTTTCTCTTGTTTTTTATGTTAATGtgttaatatttattgaattttcttttaaagctttaaatgtaatgaaaaatccTCATTGTTTATATTGAGTTTGCGTGAAAAACTTGGTATATTGCTGCAGAAGAAGGCTTTGTATCCCTCGCCCATCGAAATCAACAGCAAGGATGAGAAGCTTATAAAGTAAGTGAATTAAacgaaaaacaaataagagagctatattcggctgtgccgaatcttatatataattcaccaaattatactttaaaatacaaaatttaaatattttcgggtaaataaaatttaaatatttttttttctaaattgatttttattttttttaaattttttttttaactttaaaaaaaaaaaaatttaatttattttacccgaaaatatttatgaaaaagaaaattcgggttcaaaaatatattccccgatttttacccattgtaggtccaacttactattatagccttatatacatcgttgcaatggactttgaaatatctatcattataggCCATAAATCGAGGACTTCCCGGTTTGTTCCATAtatccgattttaaatagcaaccgagccgggagaattcaagatatattgatgtgtcaatcatgtttgtaagttatttggggctacggaaagttaatttcaacatacagacggacagaccgacatggctatatcgacttcgctatctataacgttcTAGAATATATGTAGAAATGTAGGAATGACAAAccttttaccttttaaaattatttccaaaacatatgTATTATTAATGCTTCATATTagtgtttgtttattttctagcaattttattgcttatttgttttaaaaatttctactcCATTAGAAAtgcatataaaatacaaattgttttataactcaatatttgtttgtttctttgtttttagggctatacaaattttGCTCTCTTTGGATGATGCAGGCGATCACATGGATCAGTTTCTATCCACAGATGATGAAGACGATGCTACAACACCTTGACAAAGATTTATATCCACTATCtaattacaaatattaaaagaagATTCTATAAAACATAATAAGAAATACTGGAATAAATGTGCATGTTGTGTTAAATGGTGTGTTTGTTGTGATCATGTTATTATTCGGTTCAATCATCTTCGAGTAAAGCAAATGTATTGCGTGATGTAGAAGGAGGTGGTGTCAAATCGCGTTCATTcaaatcatcatcatcttcatcggCATTGGTTTCATCATTGGAACTGCTTAAGC comes from Calliphora vicina chromosome 2, idCalVici1.1, whole genome shotgun sequence and encodes:
- the Rhau gene encoding ATP-dependent DNA/RNA helicase DHX36, with the protein product MSEHRRGRGGRGGRGGGGGRPPPWLKGKDIGLFYRDRQRQRNTEEESNGRIKLNPSVDIPSGVLTQVESCLHEFEGDHEDERVCDEFAQHFRSLLNVNFEEFLEKSKSTVRNTLDHINLEASNERLKSTLLDKEESFEYRKRFDMRRRLPAMKQKDDILKAIEENQIVLVVGSTGCGKTTQVPQILLDEFTNRGRGAECRIVCTQPRRISAISVAERVAYERDESLGSSVGYQIRLENRLPRDYGSILYCTTGILLQKMQTNPLMISINIIVLDEIHERSVETDLLMALLKKILPHRPDLKVILMSATVSEETFCEYFNNCFTLHIEGTLFPVEVLYLEDILQETGFTGFQKPAHAQNSHGRGGRKRDGGDAERNNQYSQMISTYLPSLQGKYSRQVVDTIRQYKDTEGCENLIFLEHLIFHICETKPPGAILVFLPGFERISKLTTQLQKPSSARYRELSQKIQVYPLHSMMPTVNQKNIFKPAPQGMRKVILSTILAETSVTIDDVVYVINTGKTKNKDYDVSQNLQTLEEQWVSKANTQQRKGRAGRVQPGICYNLFTRMRERLMFEVPIPEILRSKLESIILNLKLLHISNPYEFLKTLISVPQEKAISHGLTLLKRIEALDDNDNLTPLGLHLARLPIDPQMAKMILMSALFRCLDPITSAAAGLSYKSPFYTPMGLEKKVDAIKRELSDNSKSDHLLIHSVIEGYRDAKDNDCNMNYCYENFLSHTTLTQIENMKRQFADLLKNSSFLETSNCCGKSSNVNSSNVPLLRAIIAAGLYPNIAFLRQVKQRGNRCHAVHKMSTPEDNRVNFHPSSINSGQTSFDSNYFVYLQKQKSKSVYLLDATMVFPMALLIFGDGVKKGITSDNQHYISVANKYFFKCNEKSSLFILSLREKLGILLQKKALYPSPIEINSKDEKLIKAIQILLSLDDAGDHMDQFLSTDDEDDATTP